Proteins found in one Triticum urartu cultivar G1812 chromosome 4, Tu2.1, whole genome shotgun sequence genomic segment:
- the LOC125554228 gene encoding uncharacterized protein LOC125554228 yields MRDHSWVDAGLHGSHCNNRKSGFGAGWSRPAAPDISGSDGLRQDDELRGDWCPAMLSIGTFGAVDGRRGELQRMQAELTLLMSAKAMATAAAEGEDDKRRHRTPKRSPCGGMVKHRSFRKFLSAAFSNFLPKPIFRGTTPGPTPAQIPWPSPHDDIPSDNWAMSEATIKSYRTAHLPWRGKAMGEEHGSKWIRTDSEYIVLEI; encoded by the exons ATGAGG GATCATAGCTGGGTGGACGCCGGGCTTCACGGGTCCCATTGCAACAACAGGAAATCAGGGTTCGGCGCAGGCTGGAGTCGAC CAGCAGCACCTGACATTTCCGGTTCGGACGGACTTCGTCAGGATGACGAGCTCCGCGGCGACTGGTGCCCGGCAATGCTGTCGATCGGGACGTTCGGGGCAGTCGATGGCCGCAGGGGCGAGCTGCAGAGGATGCAGGCGGAGCTCACATTGCTCATGAGCGCCAAGGCCATGGCCACAGCAGCGGCGGAGGGAGAGGACGACAAGAGGCGTCACCGGACGCCCAAGAGGTCCCCCTGTGGAGGGATGGTCAAGCACAGGTCCTTCAGGAAGTTCTTGTCAGCTGCCTTCAGCAACTTCCTGCCCAAACCAATCTTCAGGGGAACAACACCTGGACCGACACCCGCTCAG ATACCCTGGCCATCACCCCATGACGACATACCCAGCGATAACTGGGCGATGTCAGAGGCGACGATCAAGAGCTACCGAACGGCGCATTTGCCTTGGAGAGGCAAAGCGATGGGTGAGGAACATGGGAGCAAATGGATCAGAACAGATTCAGAGT ATATCGTGCTGGAGATCTGA